The Primulina eburnea isolate SZY01 chromosome 8, ASM2296580v1, whole genome shotgun sequence genome contains a region encoding:
- the LOC140839612 gene encoding putative E3 ubiquitin-protein ligase LIN-1 isoform X1 — MAAGATTVLQTVLQHTDAFFAETLSRPELRHHVFSALTSRLPAPLTKSLNFASQTVENAISTTSSSIRSSSLRLAEKLLSSENTAFSSFLLSLVYSLSHRPVDASISLLDVFRADPSLCRREIAPFLFEELFLVHFLPLLEWYNDHRSNILPSNPSFNIDNSGGNYSDDHLSIVSNNTTLLSKMSGDQASALKDLERDYEDLLDQNCRTFVGYFKEVLQNKDGKNVVAPPSIVLRRSNIECRGETAVCSDEEKKMNSQEFGPTYRRYNPMWTEADKSLELNHGTKNLSRFPSLFPERVSPRILTRNQTAEGGDDSNATHDSFTDSEAEIEETIKPTVLFDSRRSQPAQKQKRPFSGEESSRYPSSIMGDVGIHIGGGKHTLPKDFVCPITTHIFDDPVTLETGQTYERSAIQEWLDRGNSTCPITRQTLHTGTVLPKTNYVLKRLIASWKEQNPGSDYSPYGGVRAASEPKFGPSIHFSSPNSVISQATIDATMSELRLAITDLCTSEVLGDSEMAVLRIERCWQEANADSEMMAMLSKPPVINGFVETMFNSADTKVLRSIVFLLTEFGSRDDNVIKTLKRVDSDVECFVELFKKGLSEALVLVHLLKPAAKSLVDMDIVDYLLEVLDDDADDNVPKMYTTAKTAAVILLGQILRSSYEATITEILRSILSAKVIEKVISSLEAERVEEKTAAVSILLRCMLEDGKCRNVISSKAKLAGVLEIFVEVNDDEQFEIVHFLSELVKMNRRNLNEQILHILKEEGTFSTMHSLLTYLQNTPQTQSPIVAGLVLQLDLLDEPRKMSIYREEAMDALISCLRNSESPVTQISAAETVLALQGRFSYSGKSLSRAILLKRAGLDKTYRAFMRRDQRHHNVSADPQDTMEEEKAADDWEKRVAFVLVSHEFGLLFEALAEGLDNTNEDLYSICLMTASWLVHMLSILPDMGIVGAARVCLLKRFVSIFKTQKNTENRVLSMIALNTFIRDPEGLHDLSLHMKDILKGLRELKKSSVMAFEMLKVFSEEHDTSADLWNHQELCQEDCSENGEVLAITCFRGIFFSGHSDGTIKVWANKGSKIQIIQEVREHTKPVTSLAILQSSDKLYSGSLDRTVRVWSVEEDGIHFEQVEEMKDQINSLVVANSMACYIPQGAGVKVHSWNGSSKFLNQNKYAKCLALVQGKLYCGCQDSSIQEIDLVTGTMGNIQNRSKNLIKRAYPIYALEVHDGLIYAAGSSFDGSIVKIWSTSNYNLVGSLASTMEVRTMAVSSELIYLGCKGGTVEVWCKTKYNKVETLQTSSTAKIHCLALDPNQDMLLIGTSDGRIQTWALS, encoded by the exons ATGGCTGCCGGAGCCACCACGGTGCTACAGACGGTGCTACAGCACACAGACGCCTTCTTCGCCGAAACACTCTCTCGACCCGAACTACGCCACCATGTTTTCTCTGCTCTCACGAGCAGACTTCCTGCCCCACTCACCAAATCCCTCAACTTCGCCTCGCAAACTGTAGAAAACGCCATCTCCACCACCAGCTCCTCAATACGGAGCTCGTCTCTCCGCCTTGCGGAAAAGCTTCTTTCTTCTGAAAATACTGCCTTTTCTTCGTTTCTTTTGTCTCTAGTGTACTCCCTCTCCCACCGGCCCGTTGACGCTTCGATCAGTCTTCTCGATGTGTTCCGCGCAGACCCTTCGTTGTGTCGACGAGAAATCGCGCCATTTCTGTTCGAAGAATTGTTTCTCGTGCATTTTCTCCCTCTACTCGAATGGTACAACGATCACAGATCAAACATCTTGCCCTCGAATCCATCCTTTAATATTGACAATTCAGGTGGCAATTACAGTGATGATCATTTATCCATAGTTTCCAACAATACAACACTGTTGTCTAAAATGAGCGGCGACCAGGCTTCTGCCCTCAAGGATTTGGAGAGGGATTACGAGGATTTACTCGACCAGAATTGCAGGACATTTGTGGGTTACTTTAAAGAGGTTTTGCAAAATAAAGACGGGAAAAATGTCGTTGCTCCACCTTCAATAGTACTGCGAAGGAGCAATATTGAATGCCGTGGTGAGACGGCTGTGTGCAGCGATGAAGAGAAGAAGATGAACAGCCAGGAATTTGGTCCCACTTACAGACGGTATAAT CCAATGTGGACTGAAGCAGATAAATCGCTTGAACTGAACCACGGGACAAAGAATCTGTCAAGGTTTCCATCCTTATTCCCCGAGAGAGTTTCGCCCAGAATCTTAACGAGAAATCAAACCGCCGAAGGTGGTGACGATTCCAACGCCACCCATGATTCTTTCACAGATTCTGAAGCTGAAATAGAG GAAACGATCAAACCAACGGTCTTGTTTGACTCCAGGCGGAGCCAACCAGCCCAGAAGCAAAAGCGACCTTTTTCGGGTGAAGAATCAAGCCG TTATCCCTCTTCTATAATGGGAGATGTGGGTATTCATATTGGTGGAGGAAAGCATACTCTCCCAAAGGATTTTGTTTGCCCCATAACTACTCATATATTCGATGACCCGGTAACGCTCGAGACCGGACAGACCTACGAGAGGAGCGCAATTCAAGAATGGCTGGACAGGGGAAATTCTACGTGTCCCATTACTCGACAGACGCTGCATACCGGTACTGTGCTGCCTAAGACGAACTACGTGCTCAAACGTCTTATTGCAAGCTGGAAAGAACAGAATCCAGGTTCTGATTATAGCCCATATGGAGGGGTAAGAGCGGCTAGTGAACCGAAATTTGGGCCGTCAATTCATTTTTCTTCACCAAATAGTGTGATAAGTCAAGCCACCATTGATGCAACCATGAGCGAGCTGCGACTTGCGATTACAGACCTTTGTACATCAGAAGTCTTGGGTGATTCTGAAATGGCTGTCCTCAGAATCGAGAGGTGCTGGCAGGAAGCAAATGCGGATTCGGAAATGATGGCCATGCTATCGAAACCACCGGTGATTAATGGGTTCGTGGAGACAATGTTCAACTCCGCGGATACCAAAGTCTTGAGGTCAATTGTTTTTCTCCTGACCGAGTTCGGATCAAGAGATGACAATGTTATCAAGACACTAAAAAGGGTTGATTCCGATGTGGAATGCTTTGTTGAACTTTTCAAGAAAGGCTTAAGTGAAGCACTTGTTTTAGTTCACCTCTTAAAGCCTGCGGCTAAGAGTCTTGTTGATATGGATATAGTGGACTATCTTTTGGAAGTACTTGATGATGATGCTGATGATAATGTGCCGAAGATGTATACAACGGCAAAAACAGCGGCAGTGATTCTCCTTGGGCAGATTCTTCGAAGTTCCTACGAAGCAACTATAACTGAAATCTTGAGAAGCATTCTTTCAGCCAAAGTCATTGAGAAAGTGATATCTAGTTTGGAAGCTGAACGTGTGGAGGAAAAGACTGCAGCCGTGAGTATTTTGCTGAGATGCATGCTGGAGGATGGGAAATGCAGGAACGTTATTTCTAGCAAAGCCAAATTAGCTGGTGTGTTGGAGATCTTTGTTGAAGTAAATGACGATGAACAGTTCGAGATCGTTCATTTTCTGTCGGAACTAGTAAAAATGAACAG AAGAAATTTGAACGAACAAATCTTGCACATCTTGAAGGAAGAAGGTACCTTCAGTACAATGCATTCTCTTCTTACATATCTACAAAATACGCCGCAGACTCAGTCTCCCATAGTGGCCGGCCTAGTTTTGCAACTTGATCTTCTT GATGAACCGAGAAAGATGAGCATATATCGTGAAGAGGCCATGGATGCTCTTATTTCATGTCTCAGAAATTCAGAGTCTCCGGTTACTCAGATTTCAGCTGCAGAGACAGTGCTTGCACTGCAGGGAAGGTTCTCATATTCAGGGAAATCCCTGTCAAGAGCTATTCTTCTTAAACGAGCCGGGCTTGACAAGACTTATCGAGCCTTTATGAGAAGGGATCAGCGGCACCACAATGTTTCTGCCGATCCTCAGGACACAATG GAAGAAGAGAAAGCTGCTGATGATTGGGAGAAAAGAGTGGCTTTTGTTCTAGTCAGCCATGAATTTGGGTTGCTGTTTGAGGCTTTAGCAGAAGGCCTGGACAATACAAACGAGGATTTATATTCAATATGCTTGATGACGGCTAGTTGGCTTGTGCACATGTTGTCCATTCTTCCGGACATGGGAATTGTAGGTGCTGCGCGCGTATGTTTGCTCAAGCGATTTGTGTCCATTTTCAAAACCCAAAAAAACACCGAAAACAGAGTCCTTTCCATGATTGCACTCAACACTTTCATCCGTGATCCAG AAGGATTGCATGATCTATCCTTGCACATGAAGGATATTCTGAAAGGATTGAGGGAGCTTAAGAAATCATCTGTCATGGCATTTGAGATGCTAAAGGTCTTCTCAGAAGAGCACGACACGAGTGCA GATCTGTGGAATCATCAAGAATTATGTCAAGAAGATTGCAGCGAGAATGGAGAAGTTCTGGCCATAACCTGCTTCAGAGGAATTTTTTTCTCCGGCCATTCAGATGGAACTATAAAA GTATGGGCCAACAAAGGTTCCAAgatacaaatcattcaagaagTTCGAGAACACACTAAACCAGTTACAAGCTTGGCGATACTACAATCATCGGACAAACTATACAGCGGTTCACTCGATCGCACTGTGAGG GTATGGTCTGTAGAAGAGGATGGAATCCATTTTGAACAAGTTGAGGAGATGAAGGATCAAATAAACAGCCTAGTAGTTGCTAATAGCATGGCTTGCTATATTCCTCAAGGAGCCGGAGTCAAg GTACACTCATGGAATGGATCCTCAAAATTCCTTAACCAGAATAAGTACGCTAAATGTTTGGCTCTTGTACAAGGAAAACTGTATTGTGGATGTCAAGATAGTAGCATTCAG gAAATTGATTTGGTCACGGGAACAATGggaaatattcaaaatagaTCCAAGAACTTGATTAAAAGAGCCTATCCTATTTATGCCTTGGAAGTTCATGATGGGCTGATATATGCTGCAGGTTCTtcattcgatggatccattgTGAAg ATATGGAGCACTTCAAACTATAATCTGGTCGGATCACTGGCGTCGACGATGGAAGTCCGGACGATGGCGGTGAGCTCCGAACTGATATACTTGGGATGTAAAGGTGGGACAGTAGAAGTTTGGTGCAAAACCAAGTACAACAAAGTTGAAACTCTCCAAACTTCTTCAACCGCAAAAATTCATTGTTTGGCTCTTGATCCCAATCAAGATATGTTGCTTATTGGAACTTCTGATGGCAGGATTCAG aCGTGGGCATTGAGTTGA
- the LOC140839612 gene encoding putative E3 ubiquitin-protein ligase LIN-1 isoform X2, with protein sequence MWTEADKSLELNHGTKNLSRFPSLFPERVSPRILTRNQTAEGGDDSNATHDSFTDSEAEIEETIKPTVLFDSRRSQPAQKQKRPFSGEESSRYPSSIMGDVGIHIGGGKHTLPKDFVCPITTHIFDDPVTLETGQTYERSAIQEWLDRGNSTCPITRQTLHTGTVLPKTNYVLKRLIASWKEQNPGSDYSPYGGVRAASEPKFGPSIHFSSPNSVISQATIDATMSELRLAITDLCTSEVLGDSEMAVLRIERCWQEANADSEMMAMLSKPPVINGFVETMFNSADTKVLRSIVFLLTEFGSRDDNVIKTLKRVDSDVECFVELFKKGLSEALVLVHLLKPAAKSLVDMDIVDYLLEVLDDDADDNVPKMYTTAKTAAVILLGQILRSSYEATITEILRSILSAKVIEKVISSLEAERVEEKTAAVSILLRCMLEDGKCRNVISSKAKLAGVLEIFVEVNDDEQFEIVHFLSELVKMNRRNLNEQILHILKEEGTFSTMHSLLTYLQNTPQTQSPIVAGLVLQLDLLDEPRKMSIYREEAMDALISCLRNSESPVTQISAAETVLALQGRFSYSGKSLSRAILLKRAGLDKTYRAFMRRDQRHHNVSADPQDTMEEEKAADDWEKRVAFVLVSHEFGLLFEALAEGLDNTNEDLYSICLMTASWLVHMLSILPDMGIVGAARVCLLKRFVSIFKTQKNTENRVLSMIALNTFIRDPEGLHDLSLHMKDILKGLRELKKSSVMAFEMLKVFSEEHDTSADLWNHQELCQEDCSENGEVLAITCFRGIFFSGHSDGTIKVWANKGSKIQIIQEVREHTKPVTSLAILQSSDKLYSGSLDRTVRVWSVEEDGIHFEQVEEMKDQINSLVVANSMACYIPQGAGVKVHSWNGSSKFLNQNKYAKCLALVQGKLYCGCQDSSIQEIDLVTGTMGNIQNRSKNLIKRAYPIYALEVHDGLIYAAGSSFDGSIVKIWSTSNYNLVGSLASTMEVRTMAVSSELIYLGCKGGTVEVWCKTKYNKVETLQTSSTAKIHCLALDPNQDMLLIGTSDGRIQTWALS encoded by the exons ATGTGGACTGAAGCAGATAAATCGCTTGAACTGAACCACGGGACAAAGAATCTGTCAAGGTTTCCATCCTTATTCCCCGAGAGAGTTTCGCCCAGAATCTTAACGAGAAATCAAACCGCCGAAGGTGGTGACGATTCCAACGCCACCCATGATTCTTTCACAGATTCTGAAGCTGAAATAGAG GAAACGATCAAACCAACGGTCTTGTTTGACTCCAGGCGGAGCCAACCAGCCCAGAAGCAAAAGCGACCTTTTTCGGGTGAAGAATCAAGCCG TTATCCCTCTTCTATAATGGGAGATGTGGGTATTCATATTGGTGGAGGAAAGCATACTCTCCCAAAGGATTTTGTTTGCCCCATAACTACTCATATATTCGATGACCCGGTAACGCTCGAGACCGGACAGACCTACGAGAGGAGCGCAATTCAAGAATGGCTGGACAGGGGAAATTCTACGTGTCCCATTACTCGACAGACGCTGCATACCGGTACTGTGCTGCCTAAGACGAACTACGTGCTCAAACGTCTTATTGCAAGCTGGAAAGAACAGAATCCAGGTTCTGATTATAGCCCATATGGAGGGGTAAGAGCGGCTAGTGAACCGAAATTTGGGCCGTCAATTCATTTTTCTTCACCAAATAGTGTGATAAGTCAAGCCACCATTGATGCAACCATGAGCGAGCTGCGACTTGCGATTACAGACCTTTGTACATCAGAAGTCTTGGGTGATTCTGAAATGGCTGTCCTCAGAATCGAGAGGTGCTGGCAGGAAGCAAATGCGGATTCGGAAATGATGGCCATGCTATCGAAACCACCGGTGATTAATGGGTTCGTGGAGACAATGTTCAACTCCGCGGATACCAAAGTCTTGAGGTCAATTGTTTTTCTCCTGACCGAGTTCGGATCAAGAGATGACAATGTTATCAAGACACTAAAAAGGGTTGATTCCGATGTGGAATGCTTTGTTGAACTTTTCAAGAAAGGCTTAAGTGAAGCACTTGTTTTAGTTCACCTCTTAAAGCCTGCGGCTAAGAGTCTTGTTGATATGGATATAGTGGACTATCTTTTGGAAGTACTTGATGATGATGCTGATGATAATGTGCCGAAGATGTATACAACGGCAAAAACAGCGGCAGTGATTCTCCTTGGGCAGATTCTTCGAAGTTCCTACGAAGCAACTATAACTGAAATCTTGAGAAGCATTCTTTCAGCCAAAGTCATTGAGAAAGTGATATCTAGTTTGGAAGCTGAACGTGTGGAGGAAAAGACTGCAGCCGTGAGTATTTTGCTGAGATGCATGCTGGAGGATGGGAAATGCAGGAACGTTATTTCTAGCAAAGCCAAATTAGCTGGTGTGTTGGAGATCTTTGTTGAAGTAAATGACGATGAACAGTTCGAGATCGTTCATTTTCTGTCGGAACTAGTAAAAATGAACAG AAGAAATTTGAACGAACAAATCTTGCACATCTTGAAGGAAGAAGGTACCTTCAGTACAATGCATTCTCTTCTTACATATCTACAAAATACGCCGCAGACTCAGTCTCCCATAGTGGCCGGCCTAGTTTTGCAACTTGATCTTCTT GATGAACCGAGAAAGATGAGCATATATCGTGAAGAGGCCATGGATGCTCTTATTTCATGTCTCAGAAATTCAGAGTCTCCGGTTACTCAGATTTCAGCTGCAGAGACAGTGCTTGCACTGCAGGGAAGGTTCTCATATTCAGGGAAATCCCTGTCAAGAGCTATTCTTCTTAAACGAGCCGGGCTTGACAAGACTTATCGAGCCTTTATGAGAAGGGATCAGCGGCACCACAATGTTTCTGCCGATCCTCAGGACACAATG GAAGAAGAGAAAGCTGCTGATGATTGGGAGAAAAGAGTGGCTTTTGTTCTAGTCAGCCATGAATTTGGGTTGCTGTTTGAGGCTTTAGCAGAAGGCCTGGACAATACAAACGAGGATTTATATTCAATATGCTTGATGACGGCTAGTTGGCTTGTGCACATGTTGTCCATTCTTCCGGACATGGGAATTGTAGGTGCTGCGCGCGTATGTTTGCTCAAGCGATTTGTGTCCATTTTCAAAACCCAAAAAAACACCGAAAACAGAGTCCTTTCCATGATTGCACTCAACACTTTCATCCGTGATCCAG AAGGATTGCATGATCTATCCTTGCACATGAAGGATATTCTGAAAGGATTGAGGGAGCTTAAGAAATCATCTGTCATGGCATTTGAGATGCTAAAGGTCTTCTCAGAAGAGCACGACACGAGTGCA GATCTGTGGAATCATCAAGAATTATGTCAAGAAGATTGCAGCGAGAATGGAGAAGTTCTGGCCATAACCTGCTTCAGAGGAATTTTTTTCTCCGGCCATTCAGATGGAACTATAAAA GTATGGGCCAACAAAGGTTCCAAgatacaaatcattcaagaagTTCGAGAACACACTAAACCAGTTACAAGCTTGGCGATACTACAATCATCGGACAAACTATACAGCGGTTCACTCGATCGCACTGTGAGG GTATGGTCTGTAGAAGAGGATGGAATCCATTTTGAACAAGTTGAGGAGATGAAGGATCAAATAAACAGCCTAGTAGTTGCTAATAGCATGGCTTGCTATATTCCTCAAGGAGCCGGAGTCAAg GTACACTCATGGAATGGATCCTCAAAATTCCTTAACCAGAATAAGTACGCTAAATGTTTGGCTCTTGTACAAGGAAAACTGTATTGTGGATGTCAAGATAGTAGCATTCAG gAAATTGATTTGGTCACGGGAACAATGggaaatattcaaaatagaTCCAAGAACTTGATTAAAAGAGCCTATCCTATTTATGCCTTGGAAGTTCATGATGGGCTGATATATGCTGCAGGTTCTtcattcgatggatccattgTGAAg ATATGGAGCACTTCAAACTATAATCTGGTCGGATCACTGGCGTCGACGATGGAAGTCCGGACGATGGCGGTGAGCTCCGAACTGATATACTTGGGATGTAAAGGTGGGACAGTAGAAGTTTGGTGCAAAACCAAGTACAACAAAGTTGAAACTCTCCAAACTTCTTCAACCGCAAAAATTCATTGTTTGGCTCTTGATCCCAATCAAGATATGTTGCTTATTGGAACTTCTGATGGCAGGATTCAG aCGTGGGCATTGAGTTGA
- the LOC140839614 gene encoding casein kinase 1-like protein 3: MERIIGGKFKLGRKIGSGSFGEIFLATHIDSFEIVAVKIENNKTKHPQLLYEAKLYNILQGGSGIPGIKWSGVDGDDNVLILDLLGPSLEDLFVYCGRKLSLKTVLMLADQMITRIEFVHSKGFLHRDIKPDNFLMGLGRKANQVYIIDFGLAKRYRDSTTNRHIPYRENKNLTGTARYASCNTHLGIEQSRRDDLESLGYVLLYFLRGSLPWQGLKAATKKQKYDKICEKKLSTPIEVLCKSHPVEFASYFHYCHSLTFDQRPDYGFLKRLFRELFTREGYEFDYIFDWTILKYQQAQTSKTQLQPISGEGSRAVPMDMEKHRDNNALFSAELGDRMRSNNAATNPGVHMQFRSPANRNPTHGIPMDRNVQSGAPQLTPTSFTPAVLAKGNASKPNLSTEANATQENGDSSGPSSSWISSLRRISSSK; this comes from the exons aTGGAGAGGATCATCGGAGGCAAATTCAAGCTCGGCCGTAAGATCGGTAGTGGATCCTTCGGTGAAATCTTTCTCG CTACGCATATCGATAGTTTTGAGATCGTCGCTGTGAAAATC GAAAATAATAAAACCAAGCACCCTCAACTTCTTTATGAGGCCAAGTTATACAACATTCTTCAAGGAGGAA GCGGCATACCAGGTATAAAGTGGTCTGGTGTGGACGGGGATGACAATGTTCTTATCCTTGATTTGCTCGGTCCGAGCCTTGAGGATCTCTTTGTGTATTGCGGTCGGAAATTATCATTGAAGACCGTCTTGATGTTGGCTGATCAAATG ATAACTCGAATAGAATTTGTGCATTCTAAAGGGTTTTTACATCGAGATATTAAACCTGATAACTTTCTGATGGGTCTTGGTCGAAAAGCAAATCAG gtttatattattgattttggtcTTGCTAAAAGATATCGAGATTCAACAACAAACCGGCACATTCCATACAG GGAGAATAAGAATTTGACAGGAACCGCACGATATGCAAGTTGTAATACACATCTTGGGATTG AGCAAAGCCGTCGGGATGATTTGGAGTCCCTTGGATATGTACTTCTGTATTTCTTGAGAGGAAG CCTTCCATGGCAGGGACTGAAAGCTGCAACGAAGAAGCAAAAATATGACAAAATATGTGAGAAAAAACTGTCAACTCCCATTGAG GTTTTGTGCAAGTCTCATCCTGTGGAATTTGCATCCTACTTCCATTATTGTCATTCGTTGACATTTGACCAACGGCCTGATTATGGATTTTTGAAACGCCTGTTTCGCGAACTGTTTACCCGTGAAG GGTATGAATTTGATTACATATTTGACTGGACCATTCTGAAGTATCAGCAGGCACAAACAAGTAAAACCCAGCTGCAG CCAATTTCTGGTGAGGGTAGTCGAGCAGTTCCAATGGACATGGAAAAGCATCGAG ACAATAATGCATTGTTTTCGGCTGAATTGGGTGATCGTATGAGGTCGAATAATGCTGCTACTAATCCTGGTGTTCACATGCAATTTAGATCTCCGGCGAATCGAAATCCTACCCATGGGATCCCTATGGATAGAAAT GTGCAAAGTGGTGCACCGCAGTTGACACCTACTTCATTCACTCCTGCTGTTTTGGCAAAAGGGAATGCCTCAAAACCAAATTTATCAACCGAAGCAAATGCTACTCAAGAAAATGGTGATAGCAGTGGTCCTTCAAGTAGTTGGATTTCTTCCCTACGCCGTATTTCTTCTTCCAAATGA
- the LOC140839613 gene encoding MLP-like protein 43, whose protein sequence is MGLIGTLIAATEFKAGGDLFHDLFKKKPQHISAASPDKVQGCDLHEGEFGKVGSIICWRYTHDGKERTAKQVIQKIDESKKLMEFKMLEGDLMEKYKAFLITIHVENKGGIELVTWTLEYEMLHDEVEHPISLLSYFIDITKDIETHHIGK, encoded by the exons ATGGGTTTGATCGGTACGCTGATTGCTGCGACGGAATTCAAGGCCGGTGGAGATTTGTTTCATGACCTTTTCAAGAAAAAGCCGCAGCACATTTCCGCCGCTAGCCCAGACAAAGTGCAGGGCTGTGATCTGCATGAGGGTGAATTTGGAAAGGTTGGTTCCATCATCTGCTGGAGGTATACTCATG ATGGGAAAGAAAGGACAGCCAAACAAGTGATTCAAAAGATAGACGAGAGTAAAAAGTTGATGGAATTCAAGATGCTTGAAGGAGATTTGATGGAGAAATACAAGGCATTCCTCATAACCATCCATGTGGAAAACAAAGGTGGCATTGAATTGGTAACATGGACATTGGAGTATGAGATGCTTCACGATGAAGTCGAGCATCCGATTTCGTTGCTATCCTACTTCATCGACATCACAAAAGACATCGAGACTCATCACATTGGGAAATAG